In Sesamum indicum cultivar Zhongzhi No. 13 linkage group LG1, S_indicum_v1.0, whole genome shotgun sequence, the sequence CTTCTGGACAGgacaattgaaaaaactacACCGCCAGAAAAATGACACATGTTTAAGTCGGTTGTTCAGGTTTCAACCATTGGCTCAGGACCAGATGACTCGGCTTGAGATTTGTTGGACTGCCGGACAGAGTTGAAAAGAATATCCTTGATTACCTAGGGGGGAAAACACAAGGAATTTGATCAACTCCAAATGTAAATGCAGGAACAGATGGCTGAGGATAGAAGTCAGTTACAGTAGTTACCTGTGACATCAAACCATGAACCTGCTCCACAGTTATCTTTGCACTATCACGAGTGATTTTGGTAAGTTGAGATTCTTCCTGGAAAAACAACACATAAAGAACCACATATAAGGAGGTTCGTAACTGAATCAATACCAACAGGGTGTTCAATGGCTTATGAACTCTATATCAGATGAGAAAGAAGAATGATAATGGCTAATCATGATCCTATTCAGAACAAATGCTCCCCATTCTTTGAATTGGGCTAATCGTGCCCTAGGGTTTGAGATATCTTCTTTGTTTGTTGCATTATTTTGAATCGACAATCTACTTGTTAATAAGCATAtcaaataatgaaattccCTCCCTACTTCATATCAACTAATTAGGACCCACAACAAACCCAGTGTTCCGAGAACTTGAACACTGGTTCACCAAAAGgttatatattcaaattttttgaaggACAAATAGCTTGAAACCGAATCCATGTAAAGACCATTTTAGTATTGCAACAAAATGTCAGAACCCTGTGACACTGGATGTTAATTTTGtttcaacaaaataacaaAGTACTAGCACAATTTAGCTAACGATGAAACTCAGCATCCTCTCTCGATTTCAAATTTGACATGAACTTTGCATCACAGCGCTTCAAAGAGAACCAATATGCAAAAATAAGAAGCAATCTACAATTAACAAACAAAGCAAACagaaaagacaagaaaattgaaatatgattCTTCCCGAGTTGAAAGGTTGAacgatatatttttttgttatatgaaCAATATTTTGGAACATATTCACCAAGGGAATAATTCAGACTATTCTCAGGCTTAAGGTTGTCCGGAGCTGTCTACTTATAGGTGTAGTGCAAAAGGGCTCAAAGAGTTTAACAAATCAACAGTTTTAAGACTTCAAAAGCTCTGGTGAAATGCTCCGTAAGAGCAGATGGCCTTATGCAGTATGCTTACAAGAACATCCAAATCAGTGACAACAGACATACGTCCACAGGAGAGGTTTGTGAATCAAGTATTTGAAACTGAAAAAGGTATTAGTATATGAAACAAGACTGGAGGCAACATAAAATGCAAGAAACAACATAGTCCAGGCAAAGCTCAGCCCTGTAAAGCAAAATGTTGTGTTCAGAATAAACCACACACCTCTTTCTTCCTCTGCGGAGCTGCTAGCAAGGACCCAAAGCGTGAATGGGACAACTGATTTTCAGCTTGCTCTATTTTCTCAGCTGCATGAATCAGAAGCACAAGATAGTATAACAGATTGACATGATATCCAGTATCTGAAGATCCTGTGCGCTTGCAAAAACTCAATGTATGGGTTTGTTATGCGAACAACTTATGGTGCAACATCAAATACTTTTACACTAGCAAGAAATTACCTAAATCTGAGATTTGACCAGCAAAATAATCTCCGTTCCCCAGCAAAGGAGATGAAGAAAGGGTGTTCACCCAATACTTATTCCATAGCAGATCTAAGAGATGACAGTCAAGAGATGACTTGAAATATGTGATATCCAATGCATAATACTGCCAACGACAAGAATTGAGTAAATGAGCAAATCCTGCGGAAAGAGCTTCTGAAGcatatacaatattaaatgtgTGTTTTTTCTGTATGTCAGCGATTTCATCACCTGTTTACAGTGCACGCCAAAGTCTTCAATTTTGTTCAAGGGGATTGTCTGATACTCGGAGACAGGCTCATCTGGAGGCTTGTATCCATCTGGGTATGTCCTGAAAGCACCGATATCAACTTTTCCAGCAGAAACAGTCCTTGTTGGATCGATAACAACTGCCAGAAAGGGCTCCTGGTATTGCTGGttaagcatttgtgtggaaacATCTATACCAGATAGCCAACATCCATAGCCAGGATGAGAATGATACCACCCTACTACATTCTCCAGGCGACCCGCCTTCAAACAAAGGAAGTGAATGTCACAATGTGAAGGTAAGTAAGAAACACAACACAAgaagcagaaaaaaaaaacaatacagCAAACACAATACCTAATTAACAATGATCTTTGTTTGTGCCCTATGCAGAAACACAATTTCTATTCAGCAATTTTCCTCTGTGCCTAGACTATAAAAGAAATCCTTTCTTCTTGTTCCTAAAGGATGAAGAATCTACTCCCAAAAGGGGTCATAGTAGGGACTTTTGGTGCAATCCCAAAacataacaattataaataaataaatatcattgtTATGCCTACACTTTCCATATTGAAGGTTGAATTTCATCAACCATGTCCCAGAGATGATGATTGGTATTTTAGCActcttttacattaatttcataaattctaatttcttAACCACATAAATGCCGAAATATCAAATGCTCATACACAAACTTCATTCACTAGTGTATATGAAGCATACAATTGGTTGTGATATGAGGGCATTTACGCGAAGTTTTTTGAAGTGGTTTTGGTGATTTATATAGGTCTACTTCACTGAACAATACATATGATTATGTTACATCTGAGGGATAACCGAATGCTTGCCCTAATTTATCACCATATCCGGCTTCACAACAATGCCCTAAAACCGTCCTCTCTAACTACTCATCACAAACACAACGCCATGTAATCCACACATTAGATCAAAATTCCATCACAATAACTCAgagaaaatacataaataaataaacaacaatcAAACAAAATGTACGCATTTCCGAGGATAAAAACCTGTTTATTAGTCTGCGAATAATCAACCATATACTCATACGCATCCGCCTGCGCATTAACCCTAGTTTCAGTACCCTCGACGGGGAGGGCAAAAGCGTCCATTACAATAATCGCATCCCCATCAGTCTTTCCCTGCATGAGTCCCATGACCTCAATCGTGCCGCCGGAGCGCGCGTGGACGACCATCTTGAGTAGCGCGAGCGCGGAGATTTTCACGCGCTTGAAGTAGTGAGGATCATTCGCCCACGGCTTCTCCTGCTGGAACTTGGCCTGCGCTGCCTCGTCGTAGTAGAAGATGGCGTCCGACGCCGCGGCGGATGAGTCCGAGGCGTCGCCGGCCGAGACGATGTTGTTCTCCAGTTCCCACGTCTGCCGAGCAATCGCTGCCGACGAAAACGGGTCCATTGCAAAGGTAAAAGACAGAGAGAATCAGTAGCAAAGGCTGCTCAGAGTCGCTCTTTTGCTTCGCCTGTTGAGAGTTTGGGCGAAAATGGCAGATTTTTTACCCGTCAGAGAGTAAcgttttcttatattttattaataaaagttatatatatttttttaagaaaaagaacaattatgatttttactattttttaagatattatcatcaacattttatttaaaaatttataagctcttaCATCAAAGTTTCGATTGAAAATTCTAACAGATATATTAATatccattaaataatttaagaataattgaAAGAAAGGTAAATCAAATGTCAACTTTGCTATTCATTAAATAAGGTGGATGAtcacttagttcataaaaaagaatttttaattaataaataaaattataaatttataagattgttttgatcaatttatcgtaaaatgaataagaacctgatgaaaattgattgattgaattaattgttaaacgactattaaaatttaaaagtctTGATAATTCTACAAATAGTAATAGGGATAACTACATTTACACTCCTCGTAGATTGTGATAGTAACAAGTGATTGGTTATAATGTGAGACTTATAACAAGTTCATGACATATGAATGATGATTGATAATGCTCAATCATCATCCAATCGCACCAAACAGTTGTGTCATTTTTTGAAACGATGTGTCAATGGGATAAAACCCTTTGAATGAAGCGATGCGTCCACTTGAGTGAAGTGGTATGTCCTTTAGGTGAAACAATGTGTCTATTCAGATGAAAAGTCATAAACTTTCAAATGCATCTTTCCTAGTCTTGTCTATCAGGTGATACATTTccaacttttataaataggtCCCCcccattttatttcattcattcaactcgattttcaaaaaaaaaattaagcaataaaaAGCATTTCGCAAgtatagttttattaatagacttccaaaatattttttgattcatCGTTTCTTCAAGTTTGTAGTGCTACTACTTTGAGATTGTAAGTCGTTGTATCTTGAGAGACAAATTGCCATTTTTCGTTAGCACCAAAGTAGAGTCCAACTCTTATCTCGACTTCATAATACACAAATCCCATATATCCCTCATTCCTCCCAACAATTTGGTTATAATACAACCAgctctttgaattttgatataatgaaaaaaaaatagcaataccCTTCCTGATTTTAACGGTTATCTAATAATagtccaatcaattaattatcattagatttttgttcttttttttttgtgactGACTAATTAAAATGTCATTGtggataataaattattatttttattattctttttaaaaattctgaattttttatggagaaagtggataatttgtgaaaaaaatttatcccCCTGGATTGATTTTTATCCACCTAGATGGAGaaagagaaattttttttatccacctgaattatttatttattttttggaaagaaaaaagatacaTTAAGGACAAATTTGACTATTCGAGACTAcatcaagaattacataattttatcaaacaacagtaagtttttataacttttcaaacaataagtgtattaataattatgtcaaacctcatGGAAGCTCATGTAAATTACCCTATTtattagggttaaatacactttgtaCCCCTGAACTATACATAAAATGCATTTACACCCCTGAATGACCCCTCATGATATACACTAAGAaatgcccttattatttacacaTCTAAAGTATCTctattacaattattcttttaaatataatctgaattattataattttttaatttaaaataaacactaCCCAAATTTTACAACTTTTAATCTGtataaacttaataaatttacaattcttatatttttacacaattggtaagaaattacataatttttgccTGTGTTgctatatatatctatatatatataaattttaaaaaaatacataatcaatactaatttaaaatattacatcaaatatgtatatactataaaatatgcaaaattatattataatatttttagaataaaatatgagtaaaattttaaattactaaaaataatttggggagatattttaataaaatatattttaaaaaatagaataaaaaaatatagggataagcgaaaagggcatttttgttttatcaatgccatattattttgttaggaGTGTTTTTATTACCTTTTATACTTTAGGGGTGCAAATGAGATCAAATATATAGTTTAGGGGTGTAAAGTGTATTTAATCcttattattatgatattcttttttctttttttgaaaataatgtcACTAtcccttttcattttctttgtttttttttcatgaatttatttatttaaagctTGGAAAAGTGTCACTATCCACTACATGCGGAgtaaaacaaatgaaagaacatgtgtgtgtgtgtgtgtgtgcgtacgtgattttatttaattttatttattgaaaaatcaagaaataaaataaaataaaagggaaaaagtcCTCTCCCTCAAATTTCAGTAGCttttgttaaacaaaaacaGACCCCAATTTGTTCAAAGTTTCACTTTTTGCATTCCAACACCTTTCTGTTTTTTCAGAGGCTTTAATTAACCAGGTTCcactcctcttcttcttcttttttttttttctttttctgggtTTCgcgtaaatatatatatatatatatatatatatacatacgaATTCAGAAAGCTGTAATTTCGTATGCTTGAATGCTTTCTTGGAGTCATATCTCGAATGGGTTGGTTGACTTTTGGGTAACACTGAATTGGATTTCTTTGATTGATTTCGTGATTATTGTATTTGATGTTGGATCATATTGAAGTGGGTTTTTTCGCTAATTTATTTGATGCTGATTTTGAAGTGTTTTTGGAGCTGCTCCGAGTGAATATTTGATTCAGCCCATTTCTGagttttttcctattttcttgATGTGAATCATTTATAAGAAAACCCTTTAATTTGTAAGAATTTCTattggaaaaaggaaaaaaggaatTATGAAGAGACTTGATTTCTTGTGATGTTCAGTTAAGCAATAGTTTTTTATACGTCTCTTCTTTCCTAATGTTGTGAGCTCTGTTTCAAGAAGACAATTGATCTTGGAAGAGTGAGTATGAGTAATTTTGTGgatctctttttaattttatgttatattttaaatctctattacctttttgtttttccaagTAATTGTCGACGTTGTAGGTGCTTCTTTTCCGTGTTTGatgtttaatttctttaatttctttatactACTGCCGATGGAAAAAGTGGCTGTGTGACTGACCAGAGTTACtttcacaaatattttggcGACAGCGTCAGTCCCTTGATATCTCATGCATTAAGTATTTGAAAGATTCTTTATCTGCATGGGCATTGATCTGGCTTTTCTGTCTGTGATATATTTGTGTAAGATGTTTAAAGATAAGGCCAATGTTCGGAATGCGAAAGAATCCATATATTTCTCCAAAGACA encodes:
- the LOC105160746 gene encoding COP9 signalosome complex subunit 5a: MDPFSSAAIARQTWELENNIVSAGDASDSSAAASDAIFYYDEAAQAKFQQEKPWANDPHYFKRVKISALALLKMVVHARSGGTIEVMGLMQGKTDGDAIIVMDAFALPVEGTETRVNAQADAYEYMVDYSQTNKQAGRLENVVGWYHSHPGYGCWLSGIDVSTQMLNQQYQEPFLAVVIDPTRTVSAGKVDIGAFRTYPDGYKPPDEPVSEYQTIPLNKIEDFGVHCKQYYALDITYFKSSLDCHLLDLLWNKYWVNTLSSSPLLGNGDYFAGQISDLAEKIEQAENQLSHSRFGSLLAAPQRKKEEESQLTKITRDSAKITVEQVHGLMSQVIKDILFNSVRQSNKSQAESSGPEPMVET